In a single window of the Papaver somniferum cultivar HN1 chromosome 8, ASM357369v1, whole genome shotgun sequence genome:
- the LOC113306010 gene encoding uncharacterized protein LOC113306010 has product MDCTYKTNKFEMPLFNIVGKTSTNAHFSVGFCFLKNELEESYVWALNQVKLLYEEGYTPKDVDPFWQQLSFRETIIDRDFGGTSGDTEIGRDLSEKYASLSRGQIQIWLSNLRDFIYPQFRFDIKEPPKGKSKGRPPTKTKSYVRNKTARELAEESKKKDPSGYEWLRKEYETWDEMEEDDIQGRNKRKIGQAEPSRRNVQEKCIELPTQESSTSKIDVKGKGLVSSQASSIKKLVGKVGLKQLARNNGNSLMVENIPSSGEKETLRIKRVPKPPPRDENGRYIRNYYILYESNLIFFPDYIRDYIKATDDVHGDENCGYHVFVDQLGPFEDAKGWGCDQVNYVKKKCLMELRGHCDFYKPMMRVERDETDEVLNESFEGMERWLNGNICLTSEYWMSMPICGQLLANAFNCVIHLISRYMSHTFAPTRIPFDEDLSTTKTVVMGHVQGSHYIGLRLQ; this is encoded by the exons atggattgcacatacaaaaccaacaagtttgagatgccaTTGTTCAACATTGTCGGGAAAACTTCTACAAATGCTcattttagtgttggtttttgcttcttgaaGAATGAGCTTGAAGAGAGCTATGTGTGGGCATTAAACCAAGTGAAGCTATTATACGAAGAGGGATACACTCCAAAG gatgttgatcccttttggcAACAATTATCATTCCGTGAAACAATAATTGATCGAGATTTTGGAGGAACGTCTGGCGATACCGAGATTGGAAGAGATCTATCCGAGAAATATGCTTCACTAAGTCGGGGCCAAATAcaaatatggttgagtaacttgagAGATTTCATATATCCACAATTTAGGTTTGATATCAAGGAACCACCAAAGGGTAAGAGTAAGGGGAGGCCTCCTACCAAAACAAAGAGTTACGTACGAAATAAAACCGCAAGGGAATTGgcggaagaatcaaagaaaaaagatCCTTCGGGTTATGAATGGTTGAGAAAGGAATATGAAACGTGGGATGAGATGGAAGAGGATGATAttcaaggtagaaacaaacgGAAAATAGGTCAAGCGGAACCAAGCCGTCGAAATGTACAAGAAAAATGTATCGAGCTACCTACTCAAGAAAGTTCAACAAGCAAAATTGATGTTAAAGGAAAAGGTCTG GTTTCCTCCCAAGCTAGTTCAATTAAAAAACTTGTTGGTAAAGTTGGTCTTAAACAATTAGCAAGGAACAATGGAAATAGTCTGATGGTTGAAAACATTCCATCAAGTGGTGAGAAGGAGACTCTTCGTATAAAACGAGTGCCTAAACCACCACCTAGAGATGAGAATGGTCGATATATCCGGAACTATTATATTCTCTATGAAAGTAACCTTATTTTTTTCCCCGACTATATTCGTGATTATATCAAGGCCACGGATGATGTTCATGGTGATGAgaattgtggttaccacgtctTCGTGGATCAACTTGGACCCTTTGAAGATGCGAAAGGGTGGGGTTGTGACCAAGTTAATTACGTAAAGAAAAAATGCTTAATGGAACTACGTGGTCACTGCGACTTCTATAAGCCGATGATGAGAGTTGAAAGAGACGAAACTGATGAGGTGTTAAATGAGAGCTTTGAGGGAATGGAAAGGTGGTTAAACGGAAATATATGTTTGACAAGCGAATATTGGATGAGCATGCCTATATGTGGCCAACTACTCGCCAACGCATTCAATTGCGTCATTCATTTAATCTCCAGATACATGAGCCATACATTTGCACCAACAAGAATACCGTTTGACGAAGATTtgtcaacaacaaaaacagttgTCATGGGGCACGTGCAAGGAAGTCATTACATCGGCCTCCGATTGCAATAA